The Euphorbia lathyris chromosome 3, ddEupLath1.1, whole genome shotgun sequence genome contains a region encoding:
- the LOC136222284 gene encoding LRR receptor-like serine/threonine-protein kinase RPK2 — protein sequence MVFNCFLFIALVPSTLVLVLSLPPPPNNDTSALLDFKTSISHDPSNRLGAWNPNSDYCNWFGVTCDAHSPRVISLDFASQSLAGFLPLSIGQLTHLRILVISHNAFSGQIPLTIGALHFLQILELQGNNFSGNIPHQISILPSLSLLNLSFNSFTGQIPDTLIGYGNLQTMDLSNNHLTGEIKIDASSECSVLRHLKLSNNLLNKTIPKEIGKCNNLTTLLLDGNLLEGPIPAEIGLISELSVLDVSTNCLTDKIPKELANCQKLSIFVLTNSSNFVGNGSPDSDDHSSLDFNAFDGSIPYEVWMIPSLQILWAPRANLGGWLPANWSDSCSLRVVHLGLNSFKGVVPKGLSMCKNLTFLDLSSNYMVGHLPLQLQVPCMVYFNVSRNNMSGAVPSFGKGSCDVRMISFSQDHYHLHKEDVQIAYSNIPVWGPQVTDDFVIVQDFSWNQFDGLLPSFSVGDAYLSATKKPSYRLLLNNNMFNGALPNELVLNCSDLLSFSVSLSANNISGEIHESLFRSCHRITQFEAAHNQIGGSLPASIGNLGMLQDLDIRGNRLSGSVPNQLGDLRLLESILLGRNNVSGNIPSQLGQLTSLTVLDLSHNALTGSIPDNLTNATSLQIVLLNNNGLSGRISSSFSNLHNLTVFDVSFNNLSGPIPDFLVHINCDWFIGNPLLDPCLDSSTDSPFDSNEDGKWLRHRSKKFLIAVVTSASVVLCFLLMVIVVSIYRKQKFSRRLSSLSGKVVVTFGDAPAELSYDGVVRATGNFSIRNLIGSGGFGSTYKAELVPGYFIAVKRLSLGRFQGIQQFDAEIRTLGRIRHRNLVTLIGYYVGEAEMFLVYNYLSGGNLETFIHETSSKRVQWSMIYKIALDIAQALAYLHYSCVPRVLHRDIKPSNILLDEELNAYLSDFGLARLLEVSQTHATTDVAGTFGYVAPEYATTCRVSDKSDVYSFGVVLLELMSGKKSLDPSFSEYGNGFNIVAWAKMLIKEGRSPEFFSKELLESGPKENLIGMLKLASACTVESLSVRLSMKQVLEKLKQLKS from the coding sequence ATGGTTTTCAATTGCTTTCTTTTTATTGCTTTAGTTCCTTCCACATTGGTTTTGGTTCtatctcttcctcctcctcctaaTAATGACACCTCCGCTCTTCTTGACTTTAAGACTTCCATCTCTCATGATCCTTCTAATCGACTTGGTGCTTGGAATCCTAATTCTGATTATTGCAACTGGTTTGGTGTTACTTGCGATGCACATTCTCCCAGAGTTATTTCCTTGGACTTCGCCTCTCAATCACTTGCCGGATTTCTTCCCTTATCAATTGGACAGCTTACCCACCTCAGAATTTTGGTCATTTCTCACAATGCTTTTTCCGGTCAGATTCCGCTCACTATTGGCGCTCTTCACTTTCTCCAGATTTTGGAGCTTCAAGGGAATAACTTTTCTGGCAACATTCCTCACCAGATAAGCATTCTTCCGTCTCTTTCTCTTCTTAATTTATCATTCAATTCCTTTACTGGTCAAATTCCCGATACTTTAATTGGTTATGGGAACTTGCAAACTATGGATTTATCGAATAACCATCTAACTGGTGAAATCAAAATTGATGCTTCAAGCGAATGTTCTGTTTTGAGACATCTAAAGCTTTCAAATAACCTTTTGAACAAGACTATTCCTAAGGAGATTGGCAAGTGCAACAATCTTACAACTTTGTTGCTTGATGGAAACCTTTTAGAAGGTCCGATTCCTGCTGAGATTGGTCTCATTTCAGAGCTCAGTGTCCTTGATGTTTCCACAAATTGTCTCACTGATAAGATACCCAAGGAGCTGGCTAATTGTCAAAAACTTTCTATATTTGTCTtgaccaattcaagcaattttgTTGGCAATGGTAGTCCTGATTCGGATGATCATAGTAGCTTAGATTTCAATGCTTTTGATGGGAGCATTCCTTACGAGGTCTGGATGATTCCAAGTTTGCAGATTTTGTGGGCACCTAGAGCAAATCTTGGCGGATGGTTGCCTGCCAATTGGAGTGATTCATGCTCACTTCGAGTAGTTCATTTAGGCCTGAATTCCTTTAAGGGTGTGGTTCCAAAAGGTTTGAGCATGTGTAAGAATCTTACATTCTTGGATTTGAGTTCTAATTATATGGTGGGACACCTTCCTTTGCAGCTTCAAGTTCCATGTATGGTGTATTTCAATGTTAGTAGAAACAATATGTCTGGTGCTGTTCCAAGCTTTGGGAAAGGCAGTTGTGATGTGAGAATGATCTCTTTTAGTCAAGATCATTATCATCTGCACAAAGAAGATGTGCAGATTGCCTATTCCAACATTCCTGTTTGGGGTCCGCAGGTGACAGATGACTTTGTTATTGTCCAGGATTTCAGTTGGAATCAATTTGATGGTTTGCTGCCTTCATTCTCAGTAGGAGATGCATACTTGTCTGCTACGAAAAAACCTTCTTACAGGTTGTTGTTAAATAATAATATGTTCAATGGAGCTCTTCCTAATGAACTAGTCTTAAACTGTAGTGATCTGCTGAGTTTCTCTGTGAGTTTGAGTGCAAACAATATTTCAGGTGAGATACATGAGTCTTTGTTTCGCAGTTGTCATCGGATTACACAGTTTGAAGCAGCACATAATCAGATTGGTGGTTCATTACCTGCTAGTATTGGCAACTTGGGGATGCTTCAGGATTTGGACATAAGAGGAAACAGATTGTCTGGATCTGTGCCTAATCAGTTGGGGGATTTAAGACTTCTTGAATCAATTCTTCTTGGAAGGAATAATGTATCAGGGAATATTCCATCTCAACTTGGTCAGTTGACTTCTCTTACAGTTCTAGATCTATCTCACAATGCTTTGACAGGATCTATCCCAGATAATCTTACAAATGCTACAAGTCTTCAAATTGTTTTACTTAACAACAATGGCCTTTCCGGGAGGATATCCTCATCTTTCTCAAACCTTCATAATCTCACTGTATTTGATGTTTCTTTCAATAACCTCTCAGGTCCTATACCCGATTTTTTAGTGCATATAAATTGTGATTGGTTTATCGGGAACCCCTTACTGGATCCATGCCTTGATTCGTCCACTGACTCACCATTTGATTCAAATGAAGATGGAAAGTGGTTGAGGCACAGGAGTAAGAAGTTTCTGATTGCAGTGGTAACTTCTGCTTCTGTTGTACTTTGTTTTTTGTTGATGGTAATTGTTGTCAGCATTTATAGGAAACAAAAGTTTAGTAGACGACTCTCTAGCTTGAGCGGCAAAGTCGTGGTCACCTTTGGGGATGCTCCAGCAGAACTTAGCTATGATGGTGTGGTCAGAGCAACTGGAAATTTCAGCATTAGGAACCTAATCGGCTCAGGTGGTTTTGGGTCCACATACAAAGCAGAGCTGGTTCCAGGTTACTTCATAGCTGTAAAGAGGCTCTCGTTGGGCAGGTTTCAGGGAATTCAGCAGTTTGATGCAGAGATCAGAACACTGGGAAGAATTCGACACAGGAACCTTGTGACTCTGATTGGTTACTATGTGGGAGAAGCTGAAATGTTCTTAGTATACAATTATCTTTCTGGTGGAAACCTTGAAACCTTCATACATGAAACGTCAAGCAAGAGGGTGCAATGGTCAATGATCTACAAGATAGCTCTTGACATAGCTCAAGCTCTAGCTTACCTCCACTACTCGTGTGTCCCGCGCGTACTTCACCGCGACATTAAGCCTAGTAACATCCTGCTGGATGAGGAGCTCAATGCTTACCTATCAGACTTCGGTTTGGCTAGGCTACTAGAAGTTTCTCAGACCCATGCCACGACTGATGTAGCAGGCACATTTGGTTACGTGGCACCAGAATATGCAACCACATGTCGAGTATCTGACAAGTCAGATGTTTATAGTTTTGGTGTAGTTCTGTTAGAGTTGATGTCAGGCAAGAAATCCCTTGATCCATCGTTTTCTGAGTATGGGAATGGCTTCAATATTGTTGCTTGGGCAAAAATGTTGATAAAGGAGGGACGATCTCCAGAGTTCTTCTCAAAGGAATTGTTGGAATCAGGTCCCAAGGAGAATCTAATAGGAATGCTGAAGTTGGCTTCAGCCTGCACGGTAGAGTCACTTTCTGTGCGGCTATCGATGAAGCAAGTGTTGGAGAAACTGAAGCAGTTGAAATCATGA